One region of Pseudomonas sp. ABC1 genomic DNA includes:
- a CDS encoding S1 RNA-binding domain-containing protein — protein MALVGRYNSLAIVKHTSFGLYLDGGADGEILLPNRYVPKGADTEVDDWLNVFVYLDSDDRLIATTQKPKVQVGEFASLKVVEINRTGLFLDWGLPKDLLLPHSEEKQPLQVGDYCVVYVYLDTRTRRITASARLDRHLDNVPAQYKVGDEVDLLIVEPTDLGYKAIIEGKHWGLIHKNEVFKFLRPGMRERGFIRELRSDGKISLSLQPVGAQARDALQSLILDKLAAEGGVLAVSDKSAPEVISRLFGVSKGNFKKAIGGLFKQGAIRIFDDRIERV, from the coding sequence ATGGCCTTGGTCGGACGCTACAACAGCCTGGCAATCGTCAAGCACACCAGCTTTGGCCTGTATCTGGATGGTGGCGCCGACGGCGAAATCCTGCTGCCCAATCGCTATGTTCCCAAGGGTGCAGACACCGAGGTAGACGACTGGCTGAACGTTTTCGTTTACCTCGACAGTGACGACCGGCTGATCGCGACCACACAGAAACCCAAGGTCCAGGTCGGTGAGTTCGCCAGCCTCAAGGTGGTGGAGATCAACCGTACCGGCCTGTTCCTCGACTGGGGGTTGCCGAAGGACCTGTTGCTGCCTCACTCGGAGGAGAAGCAGCCGCTGCAAGTCGGCGACTACTGCGTCGTCTATGTCTACCTCGACACCCGCACCCGGCGCATCACCGCTTCGGCACGCCTGGATCGTCACCTGGACAACGTCCCGGCGCAGTACAAGGTGGGCGACGAGGTCGACCTGTTGATCGTCGAGCCCACGGACCTGGGCTACAAGGCGATCATCGAGGGCAAGCACTGGGGGCTGATCCACAAGAACGAAGTCTTCAAATTCCTGCGCCCCGGCATGCGCGAGCGTGGCTTCATTCGCGAGCTGCGCAGCGACGGCAAGATCAGCCTGAGCCTGCAACCGGTCGGTGCCCAGGCACGGGATGCGCTGCAATCGCTGATCCTCGACAAGCTGGCGGCGGAGGGTGGCGTACTCGCGGTCAGTGACAAGAGCGCTCCAGAGGTGATCAGCCGTTTGTTCGGTGTCAGCAAGGGCAACTTCAAGAAGGCCATTGGCGGCCTGTTCAAGCAGGGTGCCATTCGCATCTTCGACGATCGTATAGAGCGTGTCTGA
- a CDS encoding YihY/virulence factor BrkB family protein, whose amino-acid sequence MESANTRRIGSIALLWRTIQRFNEDDMSTYASALAYRALFALFPFLLFLMAMLGFLHLPEFFDWLREQATLVLPPVALDQVNPVIDQLQRQNSGLVSFGILVALWTASSGIRSLMNAMNKAYDVEEGRPLWKLFLLSFLYTIGIAVMLLLAAGLMIIGPQVMEWLATHVGLREQVVVVWAWARWPVVVLLMMMAVALLYYVTPDVEQDFRFITPGSVLAVVIWIVASLGFGFYVQNFANYNATYGSIGAIIVLLLYFYISAAVLLLGAELNAVIEHASAEGKDRGEKLLDE is encoded by the coding sequence ATGGAATCCGCCAACACGCGTCGTATCGGGAGCATTGCGCTGCTCTGGCGCACGATCCAGCGCTTCAATGAAGACGACATGAGTACCTATGCCTCGGCGCTGGCCTATCGGGCATTGTTCGCGTTGTTCCCGTTCCTGCTGTTCCTGATGGCGATGCTCGGCTTCCTGCACTTGCCGGAGTTCTTCGACTGGCTGCGCGAGCAGGCGACGCTGGTGTTGCCGCCGGTGGCGCTGGACCAGGTGAACCCGGTGATCGACCAGTTGCAGCGGCAGAACAGTGGCCTGGTGTCCTTCGGTATCCTGGTGGCGCTGTGGACGGCTTCGAGCGGCATCCGTTCGCTGATGAATGCGATGAACAAGGCGTATGACGTGGAGGAGGGGCGGCCGCTGTGGAAGCTGTTCCTGCTGTCGTTTCTCTACACCATCGGTATTGCTGTGATGCTGCTGCTCGCCGCTGGCCTGATGATCATCGGACCGCAGGTGATGGAGTGGCTGGCGACCCATGTCGGGTTGCGTGAGCAAGTGGTGGTGGTCTGGGCCTGGGCGCGCTGGCCGGTGGTGGTGCTGTTGATGATGATGGCGGTGGCGCTGCTTTACTACGTGACGCCGGACGTCGAGCAGGACTTTCGCTTCATCACCCCAGGCTCGGTGCTGGCCGTGGTGATCTGGATCGTCGCATCGCTGGGCTTCGGCTTCTATGTGCAGAACTTCGCCAACTACAACGCCACCTACGGCAGCATCGGCGCGATCATTGTCTTGCTGCTGTATTTCTATATTTCGGCGGCGGTACTGCTGTTGGGGGCAGAACTGAATGCCGTGATCGAGCATGCCAGCGCCGAGGGCAAGGATCGTGGCGAGAAATTACTGGATGAGTGA
- a CDS encoding PQQ-dependent sugar dehydrogenase, translating into MGVSATVLASEEKLRHYTSEQGRISVEEVATGLENPWGLAFIPVDGELRLLVTERPGRLRLLQADGELSEPLQGLPKVFAQGQGGLLDVQLSPTFAQDRLVYLSYAEQGSDGKAGTAVGRGRLSDDLRSLENFQVIFRQEPKLSTGLHFGSRLAFDADGLLFIALGENNERATAQDLDKLQGKLVRLQADGKVPQDNPFVGRAGAREEIWSYGHRNQQGAAVNPWTGALWTHEHGPRGGDEINIPKAGLNYGWPKATHGVNYSFLPIPEAQGKEVAGTESPHHVWEKSPAISGMAFYQADRFAPWQHNLFIGALADRSLIRLQLDGDRIVHEERLLKDLKVRIRDVRQGPDGYLYLLTDEAKGKVLRVGLEEG; encoded by the coding sequence ATGGGAGTGTCGGCGACCGTGCTGGCCAGTGAAGAAAAGCTGCGTCACTACACCAGCGAACAGGGCCGGATCTCGGTCGAGGAAGTCGCGACGGGGCTGGAAAATCCCTGGGGGCTGGCCTTCATCCCTGTGGATGGCGAACTGCGTCTGCTGGTGACGGAACGTCCTGGTCGCCTGCGGCTGCTCCAGGCCGATGGCGAACTCTCCGAGCCGTTGCAGGGCTTGCCCAAGGTTTTTGCCCAAGGGCAGGGCGGTTTGCTCGATGTGCAACTGTCGCCCACGTTTGCCCAGGACCGACTGGTCTATCTCAGTTACGCCGAGCAGGGCTCTGACGGCAAGGCGGGGACGGCCGTTGGCCGTGGCCGACTGAGCGATGACCTGCGCAGCCTGGAAAACTTCCAGGTGATCTTCCGCCAGGAGCCGAAACTTTCCACGGGCCTGCACTTCGGTTCCCGCCTGGCTTTCGATGCCGACGGCCTGCTGTTCATCGCCCTTGGCGAGAACAATGAGCGCGCCACGGCCCAGGACCTGGACAAGTTGCAGGGCAAGCTGGTCCGGTTGCAGGCCGACGGCAAGGTGCCGCAGGACAACCCCTTCGTCGGGCGTGCCGGTGCGCGGGAGGAAATCTGGTCCTATGGGCACCGCAATCAGCAGGGCGCGGCGGTCAACCCCTGGACCGGTGCACTGTGGACCCACGAACACGGCCCGCGCGGTGGCGATGAGATCAATATTCCCAAGGCGGGCTTGAACTACGGTTGGCCCAAGGCGACCCACGGCGTCAACTACAGCTTCCTGCCGATCCCCGAGGCGCAGGGCAAGGAGGTTGCAGGCACCGAGTCACCGCACCATGTCTGGGAGAAGTCACCCGCGATCAGCGGCATGGCGTTCTACCAGGCGGACCGTTTCGCACCCTGGCAGCACAACCTGTTCATTGGCGCCCTGGCCGACCGCTCGCTGATCCGCCTGCAACTGGACGGCGACCGTATCGTGCATGAGGAGCGCTTGCTCAAGGACCTGAAAGTGCGCATCCGCGACGTTCGCCAGGGGCCGGACGGCTATCTCTACCTGCTGACCGACGAGGCCAAGGGCAAGGTTCTGCGGGTTGGTCTTGAGGAGGGGTGA